The sequence below is a genomic window from Mycobacterium sp. ITM-2016-00316.
GAACGCGACCGGCATGGACGGCAGTGGCTTGGTGACGACGAGCTCTCCCACCTCGCCACGCACCGGGTTGCCCGACTCGTCCCAGGCGTCCAGTGCCACCCCGAGAAACGGGGCCGACAGCTCCCCGGCCACACCGGCACCGTCCGCACGCCGCCGATGAAGGCCGACACCACATCGGTGCCCCCGCTGATCGATGCGACCTGAACGTGCTCACCGATGTTGTCGCGCATCCACAACGACGTCGAGGGCGGCAGCGATGACCCGGTGATCCCGACCGTCCGCAGCGCGGACAGATCGTGCTCGGTCCGCGGAACTGCGCCCGCCTTCATACAGCCGAGCACATATCCCGGGCTGGTACCGAGCACGGTCGCACCGACATCGGCGGCGATGGCCCACAGTGCATCCGGCGCAGGGTAGGACGGGCTGCCGTCGTAGCAGACGATGGTGGCGCCGACCAGCAACCCGGCGATCTGGAAGTTCCACATCATCCAGCTCGGGCTGGTGTACCAGAAGAAGGTGTCGCGCTCGCCGATATCACTCTGCAGGGCAACGGCCTTGAGATGCTCCAGCAGCACTCCGCCGTGACCGTGGATGATGCCCTTGGGCAGGCCGGTGGTGCCCGAGGAGAACAGGATCCACAGCGGATGGTCGAAAGCGACGGCGCTGGTGACCAGTTCACCGCCACCGGAAGTCACCGCGTCCCAGTCGAGATGGTCACTGGGCGTGGGAGCCATCCGCGGTACCGAGACGGTGGCGCGCAGCGTGGGCAACCCGGCCCGCAGCGCGGCGACATCGGCGCTCTTGTCGTGGTTTTTGCCGCCGAACCGGTACCCGTCGGTGGTCACCAGCACCACCGGTTCGAGCTGACCGAGCCGGTCCAGCGCCGCCTTGGCCGAGTAGTCCTGACCGCACGCACTCCACACCGCCCCGACCGCGGCGGTGCCCAGGAAGGCGATGACCGCTTCGGCGATGTTGGGCAGATAGCCGACGACCCGGTCACCGGCGCCCACGCCGAGATCGGTCAGGGACTTCGCGAACCCCGCTGTGCGGCTCAGGAGTTCGGTCCAGGACAGCTCTACGGTCGGGGTATCTTCACTTGCACACAGGATCGCGGGCCGGTCGGTGCGGCACTGTCGCAGCACCTGGTCGACGAAGTTGAGCCGCGCACCGGGGAACCACCGCGCTCCGGGCATGTCGGTGCCGGCCAGCACCTCACCGGGCACCTCACCGAGCCCGAAGTACTGCCACAGCGCCCCCCAGAATGCGGCGGGCTCATCCACCGACCATTGCCACAGCGCGTGATACTCGGCCGGGGCCCCGGCGAACCGGGCGAAATCGGTGACCCGGGCCTCGGCGATATCGGTGGCGGTGGGCTCCCACTGCGGCGCGGTGCTCACCGGGCGCTCCACCCACCGTCCATCGTGTACGACGCGCCGGTCACCATGCCGGCCTGCTCAGAGGCCAGCCAGCCCACCAGCGAGGCCACCTCCGCGGGTTCCACCAGTCGTTTGATGGCGCTCTCCTTCAGCAGGATCTGTTCGACGACCTGCTGCTCGTCGATACCGTGGGTGCGTGCCTGATCGGCGATCTGCTTGTCCACCAGCGCAGTTCGCACATATCCGGGGTTGACGCAGTTGCTGGTCACTCCGTGCGGGCCGCCCTCCAGGGCGGTCACCTTGGACAGTCCCTCCAGTGCATGCTTGGCGGTCACGTAGGCGACCTTATATTCCGAGGCCCGCAGCCCGTGCACCGATGACAGATTGATGATCCGGCCGAAGCCCGCGTCGTACATGTGCGGCAGCGCGGCCCGGATGAGCAGGAACGGCACCTCGGTCATCAGCGCCAGCAGCATTCGGAACGCCTCCGGCGGAAAATCGGTGATGGGAGCGACGCGTTGCACTCCGGCGTTGTTCACCAGGATGTCGGTCTGCAGCACGACGTCCTGCAGGGCGTGCACATCGAGGAGGTCGACCGCCCATGCGGTGCCGCCGATCTCGTCGGCCGTTGCGCCGGCCCCGTCACCGTCCCGGTCGGCCACGGTGACATGCGCACCGCGGGCTGCGAGTTCGCGCGCGCAGGCCGCGCCGATGCCGCTGGCGCCGCCGGTGACCAGGGCGGTCTTACCGGAGAGCCCACTCATGCACGCGCCTCGGCGATGTCCCGCGCATCGGCGTCGTCCAGGGTCCGCAGGTCGATGCCGTTGGTCTCCCGGGTGAAGAGCACCGCGACCAGGGTGATGGCGCAGGCGATGGCCAGGTAGATCGAGATCGGCACCGGGGAGTCGTAGATGTCGAGCAACTTCACCGCGATCAGCGGCGCGAGCGAACCCGCCACGATGGAGGTCACCTGATAGCCCAGAGACACCCCGGAGTAGCGCATCCGGGTCGGGAACATCTCGGACATGATGGCCGGCTGCGGCGCATACATGAGCGCGTGGATCATCAGGCCGAGGGTGACCGCGGCGGTGATGACGACGTAGTTGCCGCTGTTCATCATCGGGAAGGCGAAGAAGCCCCAGGTGCCGCCCAGCACCGCACCCACCATGTACACCGGGCGCCGGCCGAAGCGGTCGGCCAGGTAGCCCACCACCGGCACCGCGGCGAAGTGCACCGCATGCGCGAACAGCAGGTACCACAGGATGGAACTGGTGTCCGCACCCACCGACACCTTCAGGTAGGTGATGGAGAACGTGACCACCAGGTAGTACATGATGTTCTCGCCGAATCGCAGACCCATCGCGGTGAACACACCACGCGGGTAGCGCTTGAGCACCTCGACGACGCTGAACGAGGTGGCCTTGATCTGCTCGGCCTCCTGTTGTGCCGCAACGAAGATCGGTGCGTCGGTGACCTTGGTGCGGATGTAGTAGCCGACCAGGACGACCACCGCCGACAGCCAGAACGCCACCCGCCAACCCCAGGACAGGAAGGCCGCTTCCGACAGTGTCGCGGTGAGCACCAGCAGCACGACGGTGGCGAGCATGTTGCCCACCGGCACTCCGGCCTGCGGCCAGCTGGCCCAGAATCCACGCCGGTTGTTCGGGCTGTGCTCAGCGACCAGCAGGATCGCGCCACCCCATTCACCGCCGACGGCGAAACCCTGGATGAAGCGCAGCGTCACCAACAGTCCCGGCGCCCAGTAGCCGATCTGCCCGAATGTCGGCAGGCACCCCATCAGGAAGGTGGCGGCGCCGACGAGCAGCAGGGAGAACTGCAGGAGCTTCTTGCGACCGAACTTGTCGCCGTAGTGGCCGAACACGATGCCGCCGAGCGGGCGTGCCACGAAGCCCACCGCGTAGGTCGCGAAGGCCAGGAAGATCGCGTTGAGCTCACTGGTCGTCTCGGAGAAGAACACCTTGCTGAACACCAGCGTCGCCGCGGTGCCGTACAGGAAGAACTCGTACCACTCCACGACCGTGCCGGCCATAGATGCGGTGACGACGCGTTTCAGGCCGGAGGTCTGAGCGGAATTGTGATCGGCAGCACACATACGGGTGAGTATTCATGCACGTCAAGATCGAAACAATGCTCAGATCTGCAGTACCTGTCTGCAAAAATGCAGATATGGGACTGCCGAGCGCCGACGATCTGCTCATCCTGCTGGCCGTCGGACGCACCGGTCGCTACATCAGCGCCGCCGAAGCGCTCGGCGTCAACCACACCACCATCTCGCGCCGCATCGCCGCCCTCGAGCAGGCCATCGGCACCAGGGTGCTGACCCGGGTGGGCGCGGGCTGGGAACTCACCGACCGTGGTCGCGAGGTGCTGGCCGCCGCCGAAGCGGTCGAGGCCGCGGTCCACTCGCTGGGGGGCGCCGCCGGCCAACCGCGCCCGCTCGAAGGTGTCGTGCGCATCTCGGCGACCGACGGTTTCAGCGCCTATATCGCCAGCCCCGCGGCGGCCGATGTGCAACGCAGCCATCCCGGGGTGTCGGTGGAGATCGTGGCCGCGATCCGGCGGGCCAGCCAGCAACGGTCCAGCGTCGATATCGAAGTCGTGGTCGGCGAGCCTACCGTGCACCGGGCGCAGGCGATCCGGCTGGGCGACTACTGCCTGGGCCTCTACGGCTCGGCGGGGTATCTGGCCGAACACGGCACGCCCACCGGACTCGATGAACTGAGCGAGCACCCGCTGGTCTATTTCATCGACTCCATGCTGCAGGTCGATGACCTCGACCATGCCACCGGTTTCGCCCCGAACATGCGGCAGTCGGTGTCCTCGACCAACGTCTTCGTCCACGTCGAGGCGACCCGCGCGGCGGCGGGTCTGGGGCTGCTGCCGTGTTTCATGGCCGACCGGCATGACGATCTGATCCGGGTGCTTCCCGACACTGTCGCGGTGGCGCTGACCTATTGGCTGGTGACCCGCGCCGAGACGCTGCGCAGGCCCGAAGTGGCGGCCATCATCGACGCGATCCGGGATCGGATGCGCGCGGACCGTAATGCCCTACTCGGCAGGCCGACCTGAATATCGTGAGGCCATGCCCTTCCTGCAGACCGACACCGCCCGCGCCTACTATCGGCACTGGCCGGCCGCCGAACCCCGCGCCGCCGTCGTGTTCCTGCACGGGTTCGGCGAACACACCGGGCTGTACCACCGCTACGGATTCACGCTCAACGCCGCGGGGATCGACCTGTGGGCCGTCGACCAACTGGGGCATGGGCTCAGCCCGGGGCGGCGTGGAGATGTCGGCACCCTGGCGGACAGCTCGGCACTGGCCGAGGCGCTCACCGTCATCGTCGAGCAACAGCGGCCCGGCCTACCGCTGATCGCTGCCGGCCACTCATTTGGATCCGTCGTCACCGCGTTGCGGTTGGTGGAGCAGCCGGCACGCTACCGCGCGGGCATCCTCTCCGGGGCTCCGCTGGCCCCGGTCGCCGACCTGCTGGACGTGGACACCTCGTTGGACCTCGATCCGTCCTGGCTGTCCGGTGACCCGTTCTATCTCGATGGGCTGGAGAACGATCCGCTGGCTTTCGTCGAGGCGGACAGCGCGCCGCTCACTCGCGCACTCGATGCCGCCTGGGACCGTTTCGGTTCCGAGCTCCCGACGTTGACGGTGCCGACGCTGGCCGTGCACGGCGTCGGCGATCCCATTGCGCCCGTGGGGCAGGTGCGGGCCTATGCCGAACAGATCGACGCCCTGCAGATCGCCGAATTCCCCGCCGCCAAACACGACATCCTCAACGAAACAGTGCACCGAGATGTCGCCACGACCGTCATTGCCTTCATCGCGGCGACGCTGGGATGGCATTCTGTTCGCGATGGCACTCGGGCTGAATAAAGACACCAAGAGCACACTGGTCAAACTGCTGGCGGCGATCGCGCTCATCGCGGTCATCCTCGGCGGTTTCGCGGCGTGCCTGTTCACCGTGCGCTCCGACAACGTGGCGACGGAGACAAGTTCCGGACCGGCGCTGCAGGGCAGCTTCAAGGTCGACATCGGCCCGACCGCCACGCCGGACGGCAAGCCGGTGGCCGGCACCGCCCGCACCGAGACCTGGGCGGCCCGCTCGACGTGCCGCGGCACCGAATGTGTTGCGACGGTGTCGGTGGTCGATCCGAAGAACCCGTCCGGCCCACCGGCGCTCACGATGGTGTTCGACTACGTCGACGGTGACTGGCTGAGCGTGCGCGAGGCCCCCGACAAGTGCAAGGTCGGCGATGCCGACGTCGATGTCACCGGCTGGTCGATCATCTCGCTACGGCCCCGACTCGACGGGTCGATGTCCGGTGAGTACACCTGGGCGACGGCACCGGCCCTGTGCGCCAGCAAGCGTGCGGTCAACCTGTCGCCCACCAGCGGAGCGGGCACCGGCACCGAGGCGGCCGATCCGGCGAAGGAGCCGCCGCTGCAGGCCTCCCCCGGCGCGGCGCTGTGGGGCACCTACACCTATACCCAGACCTATCCGGCCACCGGCGAGGTCTTTCCGCCGCACGACTACCGCGCCACCACCCACTGCCTACGTACCGGTGAGCGGTGCGTGACGTTGATGTCGACCATCGACACCAACAACCTGTTCGTCATGCAGTACGGCGACCGCCGCTTCACCGCGAGCTTCCCCGAGGGTGACGCGCAGTGCACGGACGGAATCGGCAAGGTGCGCCAGTCATCCCGCGATGAACTACCACTGCCGCAGGGACCGCAGAACCCGATCCAGACGCTGACCGGAAAGTCGTTCCAGGACTACACCGGAGACTGCCCGGCCCAGGTGGAACTGGACGTCCGGATCCAGCGCACCGGCGACTAGCGCTGCGGGATTACAGCACCCCGGGCGAGCGAAGCGACGGGATTACAGCGCCCCGGGCGAGCGAAGCGACGGGATTACAGCCAGGTGTCCGAGGTGGTCGCGGTGAGGAAGGCGTCCAGGTCGTCGCGCCACTGGGCCGGTGTGTTCTTGTCCGGTTCGATACCGGTGTATTCGCCACGGTAGAACAGCAGTGGTCGCGGCTTGAGGGCGGGCGGCTCCGACATCGACTGCACCGCACCGAATACCACGAAGTGATCGCCGCCGTCGTGCACCGAGGCCACCGTGCAGTCGATGTGGGCCAGGCTGCCCTCGATCACCGGCGATCCGAGTTCCGAAGGACGCCAGTCGATCCCGGCGAACTTGTCTGGAGCCTTGGACCCGAACTGCGCCGAGACGTGCTGCTGATTCTCGTGCAGCATGTTGACGCAAAACTTACCGCTGGCCTCGATGGCCTGCCAGGCCCGCGACTGTTTGGTCGGGCAGAACAGCACCAGCGGCGGATCCAGCGACAGAGCGGCGAACGACTGGCAGGCGAACCCGATCGGGGTGTCCTCATGCGCGGTGGTGATCACCGTGACGCCGGTACAGAACTGCCCGAGCACATGCCGGAATGTGCGCGGATCGATGGTCGCAGAACCCATGACTACTTGAAGCCGACGCTGAAGTCGTGGCCCCATAGGCTGACCGCGGTGCTCTCCCGGGCCACCCAGCTGTGGTCCTCGACTTCGAGTCCCTCGCAACCGAACTCGATATCAAAGCCGCCGGGGGTCTTGATGTAGAAGGACAGCATCTTGTCGTTGGTGTGTCTGCCCAGGGTCGCCGACATCTTCACCTTGCGGCGCAGCGCGCGGTCCAGGCAGAGGCCGACATCGTCGGATTCCTCGACCTCGACCATCAGATGGACGATGCCGGTCGGATTGGGCATCGGCATGAAGGCCAGCGCGTGATGGCGCGGGTTGCACCCGTAGAAGCGCAACCAGATCGGATCACCATCGGCCGGGCGGCCCGCCAGTTGCGGCGGCAAGCTCATCGAATCCCGCAACCGGAAGCCGAGCACGTCCTGGTAGAACGCCTGTGCCGCAGCGTCATCGTCACAGGTGAGCACCACGTGCCCCAGGCCCTGCTCGGCGGTGACGAACTTGTGGCCGTACGGGCTGACGAACCGGCGGCCCAGATACTGGGCGCCGTGGAAGGCCTCCAGCACGTTGCCTGCCGGGTCGGTGAAACGGATCAGGCCCTCGACGCGCCGTTCGGATTTCTCCTCGCGGGTGCCCTCGGTGAAATCGACGCCCGCCTTGGACAGCGTCTCGCGCAGCGCCTGCAGGGCGGGTGCGTCGGCGACCTCCCAGCCGGAGATGAGCAGCCGGTCCTGCTCGCCGGGCACGATGACCAGCCGGGCCGCCATCTCGTCCATGCGCAGGTACAGCGCACCCGGGGTGGAGCCGTCGCCTTCGACCATGCCGAGCACCTTGAGCGCGAACTCGCGCCACGCCGCGACGTCGGTGGCTTCGATGCGCATGTATCCCAGCGCCTTGATGCTCATGTCTTAACCCCCGAGAAAATCAATGGTGAGCTTGTTGAACTCGTCGAACTTCTCGACCTGGGCCCAGTGTCCGCACTGCCCGAACACGTGCAACTGCACGCGCGGAATCTGCTTCACCGCGACCAGCGCACCGTCGAGCGGATTGACCCGGTCCTCGCGGCCCCAGATCAGCAGCACCGGCTGACGCAGCTTGTACACCTCGCGCCACATCATGCCGAGCTCGAAGTCCGCTCCCGCGAACGATTTACCCATCGCCCGGGTGGCGGCCAGCGATTCCGGGGTGCTGGCGATCGCGAAGCGCTCGTCGACGAGTTCCGGGGTGACCAACTTCTGGTCGAACACCATGATGCGGATGAAGGCTTCGAGGTTCTCCCGCGTCGGCTCGTAGTTGAACTTGGCGAGCGCCTTGACACCCTCGGTCGGATCGGGCGCGAACAGGTTGACGCTGAGGCCGCCGGGGCCCATCAGGACGAGCTTGCCGGCCCGGTCCGGGTAATCGAGCGCGAACCGCACCGCGGTACCGCCGCCGAGCGAGTTTCCCAGCAGCGGAACCCGACCCTGCACACCCAGGCGGTCGAGCAGACCGAGCACCGCCTTGGCGCTGTACCGGTTGTACTGCTCATGCTCGGTGTGCTTGTCGGACAGTCCGTATCCCGGCTGGTCGATCGCGATGACGTGGAACTTCTCGGCGAGCACGGCGATGTTGCGGCCGAAGTTCGACCAACTCGATGCGCCCGGCCCGCCGCCGTGCAACAGCACGATGGTCTGCGCGGTCGGGTCGCCCGCCTCGTGGTAGTGCAGGCGCATGGCCAGTTCCCCGGCCTGCACGTCGGCGTACCGGGAGGTGGATTCAAAGGTGATTTCAGATACCGCAGTCATCAGACCATCGTGTCCGCGGGCGGCAGGCCGAACTCGTTGTTGCCGAAGATCAGGTAGGCGCGCTCGGGTTCGTTGGCGGCGTGCACCCGGCCGGCGTGGGCGTCACGCCAGAACCGCTGCAGCGGAGCGCCGGTCACCAGTGCGGTGGCACCGGCCGACTCGAACAGCAGATCGATCGAGGCGATGGAGCGGGCCGTGGCACGCACCTGGTCGCGCCGTGCCCGGGCGCGCAGCTCGAACGGAATCTCCTTGCCCGCCTGCAGCAGCGCGTACTCGTCGCCGACATTACCGATCAGCTGGCGCCAGGCGGCGTCGATATCGCTGGCGGCCTCGGCGATGCGAACCTTGGCGAACGGGTCGTCCTTGGACTTCTCGCCGGCGAAGGCGGCACGCACCCGCTTGCCCTGATGCTCGACATGGGCGGCGTAGGCGCCGTAGGCCATGCCGACGATCGGTGCGGAGATGGTGGTGGGATGCATGGTGCCCCACGGCATCTTGTAGACCGGCGCGGTGTTGTTCTCGTATCCGCCCGCGGTGCCGTCGTTCATCGCCTTGTAGGACAGGAAGCGGTGCGAGGGCACGAACACGTCCTTGACGACGACGGTGTTGCTGCCGGTCCCCTTCAGTCCGACGACATGCCACACGTCGTCGATGGTGTATTCGGTGCGCGGGATGAGGAAGCTGCCGAAGTCGACCGGGCGCCCGTCCTTGATCACCGGGCCGCCGAGGAACGCCCAGGTGGCGTGCTCGCTACCGGAGGACCACTGCCAGGCGCCGCTGACCAGGTAGCCACCGTCGACGACGGTGCCCGCGCCCATCGGCGCGTACGACGAGGACACCCGCACGGTCGGATCCTCGCCCCACACCTCGTCCTGGGCCCGCTGATCGAACAGCGCGAGGTGCCAGTTGTGCACGCCGATGATCGAGCTGATCCAGCCGGTGGAACCGCAGGCACTCGCCAGTCTGCGGACCGCCTCGTAGAAGTTCGTCGGGTCGGCCTGCAGACCGCCCCACTGCTCGGGCTGGAGCAGTTTGAAGAAGCCGACCTCGTCGAGTTCGTTGATGGTTTCGTAGGACACCTGGCGCCGATCTTCGGCGGCCTGGGCCCGTTCACGCAGCTTCGGCAACAGATCATCGATGCCGGCGAGCACCGCCTGCACGTCACGCTGTTCAATAGACGTCACTGAATTGCCTCCCGGATCGAGATCAAGCACTGGACAAAGATTAGAACACGTTACGATTTGTGTCGAGTAGCGTGCCGAATCATCGGCTGGACCTGCACATGTTCGGTTTTGTAACATGTTCTAGTTATGAGGGAAAAGAGGGCAGGCCTGTGACGGATGAGCCGCTCGGTAGCCATGTGCTGGAACTGCAGGTGACCGAGGTCGTCGAGGAGACCGCCGACGCCCGCTCGCTGGTGTTCGCGATTCCGGACGGGAGTGACATTCCCGCAGACCGGCTTCGCTACGCGCCCGGCCAGTTCCTGACGCTGCGGGTGCCCAGCGAGCGGACCGGTTCGGTGGCCCGTTGTTACTCGCTGTCGAGTGCGCCGACCATCGACAAACACCTCACGGTCACCGTCAAGAGAACTGCCGACGGCTACGCCTCGAACTGGTTGTGCGACAACGCCCACGCCGGGATGCGGATGCATGTGCTGGCCCCTTCGGGCACCTTCGTGCCCAAGAACCTGGACACCGATCTGCTGCTGCTGGCCGCCGGCAGCGGGATCACGCCGATGATGGCGATCTGCAAATCCGCACTCGCCGAGGGCAGCGGAAAGATCGTGCTGGTCTACGCCAACCGCGACGAGAACTCGGTGATCTTCGCCGCCGCACTCCGGGAGCTGGCGTCCGCACACCCGGACCGGTTGACGGTCATCCACTGGCTGGAGACCGTGCAGGGCCTGCCCAGCACGGACGCGCTGGCCACCCTGCTACGCCCCTTCGCCGCGCACGAGGCGTTCATCTGCGGGCCCGGCCCGTTCATGGCGGCCGCCGAGGCCGCGTTGAAGACCGTCGACGCGAAGCACATCCACATCGAGGTCTTCAAGTCCCTGGACTCCGACCCCTTCGCCGAGGTCGTCATCGAGATCGACGAGGACGACGACCGCGGGCCGGCGCAGGCCATCGTCGAACTCGACGGCACCACCCATGAGATCGAGTGGCCGCGCAAGGCAAAGCTGCTCGACGTCCTGCTCAACAAGGGACTCGACGCTCCCTTCTCCTGCCGCGAGGGCCACTGCGGAGCCTGCGCGGTGCTGATGCGCAAGGGCGATGTGGACATGGAGATCAACGACGTGCTCGAACCGTCCGATCTCGACGAGGGGCTGATCCTGGCGTGCCAGGCGCTGCCCGCGTCGGATTCGGTGGAAGTCACCTACGACGAATAGCGCTCGGGCTAACATTCGCCCGGACCGGGAGGAACTGCCGTGAAGAGGATTCTGGGAGTGGCCGCGGCCGTCTGCGCCACCGCCGCGCTGACCGGTCCCGCTGTCGCGGGTGCCGCGACGAACACCGGTATGTCGTCGATACCGGCGCCGGGCGGCACGCTCGAACTGCACGCCACCGCCGACTGCGTGCAGGCGCAGGGACGGTGCTTCTTCAACACGCAGATGAACCTGCTCACCCCGCAGGGCCCCATCGGCTTCCCCCAGGAGTTCTGGGCGCGCCAGACCATCACCCTGCGCAGCACCGACCGCAGCGTCTTTCAGGAAGTGAGTTACAGCGCACCGACGGGCGCACCGCCGGAGACCAAGGGCGCCAACATCAACAACGTGCTGTCCCGGTCCTTCAAGGCGGTCAGCGGTAACGAGATCTCGGTCACCTACTTCGGCGGCGGACCCCTGGAGCGCTTCCGCACCGACGGTGTCGCCGTGCAAACCGACTGGGCCACCGGCAAACCCACCACCGAAGCCGGCTTCGTCGTGTGCTCGAACGTTCAGGTGGTCTACTCCGGGGTGAACTTCACCACCCCGGCGGCGTGCGCGCAGACCACCTTCAGCTGACCCGCGGCGGCGACATGGCACCCACCGACCGGTTCCGTGCCCGCAAGCAACCCCGACAGCAGCGTTCGGCCCAGACCCGCCGCGTCATCCTCGACGCGGCGGCCCGCGTTTTCGGCGAGCACGGCTACGCCGCCGGCACCACGAACCGCATCGCGGCGGCGGCGGGTGTGTCCATCGGCTCGCTGTACCAGTACTTTCCGAACAAGGACGCCATCCTCGCCGCGCTGAGCGACGCTCACATCGACGCCGGCACCACCCTGCTGGCCGACCGGCTGCGCGACGGCCTACCCGAGGCGCTCGACGATCTGGTGCGGCTGTTCGTGCGCGCCGCCATCGACAACCACCGCGAGGACCCCGCGCTGCACCGAGTCCTCTTCGAGGAGGCGCCCCGTTCGGCGGCGCTGCTGGCCCGGCTGCGCGACACCGAGGCGCGTGGTGTCGCGGGTGTCACCGAACTGCTGCGCCGCCACCCCGAAGTCCGGGTCGCCGATCCGGAATTCGCGGCCCGGCTGACCGTCGCCACCGTCGAATCGCTGGTGCACCGACTCATCGTGGCTCCGGTCGATCCCGCCCAACTGGAGGACGAGGTGGTCCGGCTGCTGACGGGGTACCTGACGGCTAACGCGGCAGTCCCAGCAGCCGCTCCCCCGCCAGCGTGAGCAGGATCTGCTCGGTGCCGCCGGCGATGGACAGGCAGCGGGTGTTCAGGAAGTAGCGCACGTCCGGGGAATCGACGATGCCCGCACCGTCCAGGAAGTCCATCACCGTCTCGGCCAGGCCCTGGCGGTAGCGCACCCCGATCAGCTTGCGCACGCTCGACGGCGCACCCGGATCGTTTCCACCGACGGCCAGCCGCGCGATCAACTGATCCAGCAGCGAACCGACCTGTGCGGCAATGATCAACGTACCCAGTCGATCGGCCTCCGCGCCGTCGAGCGCGCGGTCGCCGATCACGTCGAGCAGGTGCTCCATCCCCTTGTCCAGCGCCCCGCCGGTGGCGATCGCGACGCGCTCATTGGCCAGGGTGGTGCGGGCCAGCGGCCATCCGCCGTCGACCTCGCCGACCACCAGCTCGTCGGGCACGAACAGGTCGTCGAAGAACACCTCGTTGAAGAGGGCCTCTCCGGTGATCTCACGCAGCGGGCGGATATCGATGCCGGGCGAGTTCATCTCCACCAGAAAGTAGGTGATGCCCTTGTGTTTCGGCACATCGGGGTTGGTGCGGGCCAGGCAGATGCCCCAGTTCGCGCGGTGCGCGTTCGAGGTCCACACCTTCTGGCCGGTCAGACTCCAACCGGCCTTGCCATCCCGCTCGGCGCGAACGGCCTTGGTGCGCAACGCAGCCAGGTCCGAACCGGCGCCCGGCTCGGAGAACAGCTGGCACCAGTACACGTCGCCGGTGAGGGTGCCGGGGATGAACCGGTCGATCAGTTCCGGGGTGCCCGCCGCCAGGATGGTCGGCGCGGCCCACCAGCCGATCGAGATGTCCGGGCGCGCCACCCCGGCCGCATTCAGTTCCTCGTCGATGACCAGTTGCTCGGCGGGCGTCGCGTCCCGGCCGTAGGGCTTGGGCCAGTGCGGCGCCAGCAGCCCCGACTCGGCCAGTGCACGCTGGCGCTCTTCCTCGGGCAGCTCGGCGATCTTCGCTGCGGCAG
It includes:
- a CDS encoding LysR family transcriptional regulator; the protein is MGLPSADDLLILLAVGRTGRYISAAEALGVNHTTISRRIAALEQAIGTRVLTRVGAGWELTDRGREVLAAAEAVEAAVHSLGGAAGQPRPLEGVVRISATDGFSAYIASPAAADVQRSHPGVSVEIVAAIRRASQQRSSVDIEVVVGEPTVHRAQAIRLGDYCLGLYGSAGYLAEHGTPTGLDELSEHPLVYFIDSMLQVDDLDHATGFAPNMRQSVSSTNVFVHVEATRAAAGLGLLPCFMADRHDDLIRVLPDTVAVALTYWLVTRAETLRRPEVAAIIDAIRDRMRADRNALLGRPT
- a CDS encoding MFS transporter; translated protein: MCAADHNSAQTSGLKRVVTASMAGTVVEWYEFFLYGTAATLVFSKVFFSETTSELNAIFLAFATYAVGFVARPLGGIVFGHYGDKFGRKKLLQFSLLLVGAATFLMGCLPTFGQIGYWAPGLLVTLRFIQGFAVGGEWGGAILLVAEHSPNNRRGFWASWPQAGVPVGNMLATVVLLVLTATLSEAAFLSWGWRVAFWLSAVVVLVGYYIRTKVTDAPIFVAAQQEAEQIKATSFSVVEVLKRYPRGVFTAMGLRFGENIMYYLVVTFSITYLKVSVGADTSSILWYLLFAHAVHFAAVPVVGYLADRFGRRPVYMVGAVLGGTWGFFAFPMMNSGNYVVITAAVTLGLMIHALMYAPQPAIMSEMFPTRMRYSGVSLGYQVTSIVAGSLAPLIAVKLLDIYDSPVPISIYLAIACAITLVAVLFTRETNGIDLRTLDDADARDIAEARA
- the hsaD gene encoding 4,5:9,10-diseco-3-hydroxy-5,9,17-trioxoandrosta-1(10),2-diene-4-oate hydrolase, with the protein product MTAVSEITFESTSRYADVQAGELAMRLHYHEAGDPTAQTIVLLHGGGPGASSWSNFGRNIAVLAEKFHVIAIDQPGYGLSDKHTEHEQYNRYSAKAVLGLLDRLGVQGRVPLLGNSLGGGTAVRFALDYPDRAGKLVLMGPGGLSVNLFAPDPTEGVKALAKFNYEPTRENLEAFIRIMVFDQKLVTPELVDERFAIASTPESLAATRAMGKSFAGADFELGMMWREVYKLRQPVLLIWGREDRVNPLDGALVAVKQIPRVQLHVFGQCGHWAQVEKFDEFNKLTIDFLGG
- the hsaC gene encoding iron-dependent extradiol dioxygenase HsaC → MSIKALGYMRIEATDVAAWREFALKVLGMVEGDGSTPGALYLRMDEMAARLVIVPGEQDRLLISGWEVADAPALQALRETLSKAGVDFTEGTREEKSERRVEGLIRFTDPAGNVLEAFHGAQYLGRRFVSPYGHKFVTAEQGLGHVVLTCDDDAAAQAFYQDVLGFRLRDSMSLPPQLAGRPADGDPIWLRFYGCNPRHHALAFMPMPNPTGIVHLMVEVEESDDVGLCLDRALRRKVKMSATLGRHTNDKMLSFYIKTPGGFDIEFGCEGLEVEDHSWVARESTAVSLWGHDFSVGFK
- a CDS encoding alpha/beta fold hydrolase; this translates as MPFLQTDTARAYYRHWPAAEPRAAVVFLHGFGEHTGLYHRYGFTLNAAGIDLWAVDQLGHGLSPGRRGDVGTLADSSALAEALTVIVEQQRPGLPLIAAGHSFGSVVTALRLVEQPARYRAGILSGAPLAPVADLLDVDTSLDLDPSWLSGDPFYLDGLENDPLAFVEADSAPLTRALDAAWDRFGSELPTLTVPTLAVHGVGDPIAPVGQVRAYAEQIDALQIAEFPAAKHDILNETVHRDVATTVIAFIAATLGWHSVRDGTRAE
- the hsaB gene encoding 3-hydroxy-9,10-secoandrosta-1,3,5(10)-triene-9,17-dione monooxygenase reductase subunit encodes the protein MGSATIDPRTFRHVLGQFCTGVTVITTAHEDTPIGFACQSFAALSLDPPLVLFCPTKQSRAWQAIEASGKFCVNMLHENQQHVSAQFGSKAPDKFAGIDWRPSELGSPVIEGSLAHIDCTVASVHDGGDHFVVFGAVQSMSEPPALKPRPLLFYRGEYTGIEPDKNTPAQWRDDLDAFLTATTSDTWL
- a CDS encoding 3-hydroxybutyrate dehydrogenase gives rise to the protein MSGLSGKTALVTGGASGIGAACARELAARGAHVTVADRDGDGAGATADEIGGTAWAVDLLDVHALQDVVLQTDILVNNAGVQRVAPITDFPPEAFRMLLALMTEVPFLLIRAALPHMYDAGFGRIINLSSVHGLRASEYKVAYVTAKHALEGLSKVTALEGGPHGVTSNCVNPGYVRTALVDKQIADQARTHGIDEQQVVEQILLKESAIKRLVEPAEVASLVGWLASEQAGMVTGASYTMDGGWSAR